The following proteins come from a genomic window of Yinghuangia sp. ASG 101:
- a CDS encoding helix-turn-helix transcriptional regulator — protein MSRPKTLKLPEVLDQLDMSRTAFYRMCAKGKGPKFKKLPNGQLRFRQVDIDAWWEDLEE, from the coding sequence GTGAGCCGCCCGAAGACGTTGAAACTCCCCGAGGTTCTCGACCAGTTGGACATGTCGCGCACCGCGTTCTACCGCATGTGCGCCAAGGGCAAGGGCCCGAAGTTCAAGAAGCTCCCGAACGGTCAGCTCCGCTTCCGTCAGGTCGACATCGACGCCTGGTGGGAGGACTTGGAGGAATGA
- a CDS encoding DUF6504 family protein, whose amino-acid sequence MARRHIDPVEVARSGGEPARFLWHDKLYVVRDILDHWVENEEWWHTAGRAGGAGGGEASRAARGSAEDASGGNTAGTALLAAEREVWRVEAAAGRSAPMGVFELRLDAHGSWTLARSLD is encoded by the coding sequence ATGGCACGTCGTCACATCGACCCGGTGGAGGTAGCGCGCAGCGGAGGGGAGCCGGCGCGGTTCCTGTGGCACGACAAGCTCTACGTCGTCCGCGACATCCTCGACCACTGGGTCGAGAACGAGGAGTGGTGGCACACCGCCGGCCGGGCGGGCGGGGCCGGCGGCGGCGAGGCGAGCCGCGCCGCACGCGGTTCCGCGGAGGACGCCTCCGGGGGCAACACGGCCGGCACCGCCCTGCTCGCCGCGGAGCGCGAGGTGTGGCGTGTCGAGGCGGCGGCCGGGCGCAGTGCGCCCATGGGCGTTTTCGAACTGAGGCTCGACGCCCACGGTTCGTGGACCCTCGCCCGGTCCCTGGACTGA
- a CDS encoding restriction endonuclease has translation MGDVFRYASGKDAVPPDVDGFRNFWHVTDTPGRKRVLLESGINSIAEVPAVDGPRRAAVLIRSSPWKAGSEQTPWHDVFSLEVGHVRYFGDHKPGLGVSVGQTKGNGALLRAFERHRAPTADVRRYAEPLLVFRAVRRGRSPKGHVEFCGVGLVERAERLVQWAGENRDTFTNYVYDFAMLDLAAEDDCLDWRWIEARRDPSVRIDTALKLAPAAWREWVEKGHAALPRVRRRVARSRIVKIKDQKPPAGSPQAADLHTIHRFFDNRKHDFEAVASAVAGRILGDGASYREGWLTRRSGDGGADFIGRIDVGRGTAGASLVVLGQAKCVTPETSISAEQIARIVARLQRGWIGVYVTTGYFSEAAQMEMVEDRYPISLVNGRELAGELRAMANEDHNGDLVACLEHLRANQAAIVSERRPEEVLLL, from the coding sequence GTGGGAGACGTCTTTCGGTATGCGTCGGGCAAGGACGCAGTACCGCCGGATGTGGATGGGTTCCGGAACTTCTGGCACGTGACGGACACGCCGGGGCGGAAGCGGGTGCTTCTGGAGTCGGGTATCAACAGCATCGCTGAGGTGCCTGCGGTTGACGGTCCGCGTCGCGCGGCGGTGTTGATTCGGTCGAGTCCGTGGAAGGCCGGCAGCGAGCAGACGCCGTGGCATGACGTGTTCAGCCTGGAGGTCGGGCACGTCCGGTACTTCGGGGACCACAAGCCGGGGCTTGGTGTGTCCGTCGGGCAGACCAAGGGCAATGGTGCGCTGTTGAGGGCGTTCGAACGCCATCGGGCGCCGACCGCGGACGTACGCCGTTACGCAGAACCGCTGTTGGTGTTCCGGGCCGTGCGGCGTGGCCGCAGTCCCAAGGGGCATGTCGAGTTCTGTGGCGTCGGGTTGGTGGAGCGGGCGGAGCGTCTGGTTCAGTGGGCCGGCGAGAACCGCGACACGTTCACGAACTACGTGTACGACTTCGCGATGCTCGACCTTGCAGCCGAGGACGATTGCCTTGACTGGCGGTGGATCGAGGCTCGGCGGGATCCGAGTGTCCGCATCGATACGGCACTGAAGTTGGCGCCGGCGGCGTGGCGTGAGTGGGTGGAGAAGGGGCACGCGGCATTGCCGCGGGTCCGACGTCGGGTCGCTCGCTCACGGATAGTGAAGATAAAGGATCAGAAACCGCCAGCCGGGTCACCCCAGGCTGCCGACCTACATACGATCCATCGGTTCTTTGACAACCGGAAGCACGACTTCGAAGCCGTGGCGTCGGCGGTTGCCGGGCGGATCCTCGGCGACGGGGCGTCGTACCGGGAAGGTTGGCTGACCCGTCGGTCCGGTGACGGTGGCGCAGACTTCATCGGGCGGATCGATGTGGGGCGGGGCACGGCGGGCGCCAGTCTCGTCGTGTTGGGGCAGGCGAAGTGTGTGACCCCGGAGACGTCGATCAGTGCGGAGCAGATCGCGCGGATAGTGGCCAGACTTCAGCGGGGCTGGATCGGTGTCTACGTCACAACCGGCTATTTCTCCGAGGCCGCACAGATGGAGATGGTCGAGGATCGGTACCCCATTTCGCTCGTCAACGGCCGCGAGCTGGCCGGCGAGCTGCGAGCCATGGCCAACGAGGACCATAACGGCGACTTGGTCGCTTGCCTCGAACATCTCAGGGCCAACCAAGCCGCGATCGTTTCCGAACGACGGCCGGAGGAAGTCCTCTTGCTCTAG
- a CDS encoding RRQRL motif-containing zinc-binding protein, whose amino-acid sequence MIPTYHYRLAPDGLFTRRQLRARGLRPGGQEPAAQIIWRRGRRIAYLYRLELARPVRPMTEARARALAAAMRARRTCPVCRSDRGYVIPTSLGACVPCADGT is encoded by the coding sequence GTGATCCCTACCTACCACTACCGCCTTGCCCCGGACGGCCTGTTCACCCGTCGCCAACTTCGCGCCCGCGGTCTGCGTCCGGGCGGGCAGGAACCGGCCGCACAAATCATCTGGCGTCGTGGGCGCCGGATCGCGTACTTGTACCGACTCGAACTCGCCCGGCCCGTACGCCCGATGACCGAGGCACGCGCCCGCGCACTCGCGGCAGCGATGCGGGCCCGCCGCACATGCCCGGTCTGCCGCAGTGATCGCGGCTATGTCATCCCGACCAGCCTCGGCGCGTGCGTGCCGTGCGCCGACGGAACCTAA
- a CDS encoding SAV_6107 family HEPN domain-containing protein gives MTAESAVEPPPDDEPGHTGYDRGRAARLRRPPPPAGREVWDAPRQPVPRAPVRWTTAPPGALDLLTHARRTLAEAAEATAPNERYAAAHLAALRTTAAVLAARARPEEEKPGRRRPPRSAWHLLPQVAPELTEWAGYFASGANKRARAEAGLPNAATAREADDLVRDVDVFMRLVVRLLGLPALTVVPPQEH, from the coding sequence ATGACCGCGGAATCCGCCGTCGAGCCGCCTCCCGACGATGAGCCGGGGCACACCGGATACGACCGCGGCCGTGCCGCCCGCCTCCGAAGGCCGCCGCCCCCGGCCGGACGCGAGGTGTGGGACGCACCGCGGCAGCCGGTGCCCCGCGCGCCCGTGCGCTGGACCACCGCGCCGCCCGGCGCGCTCGACCTCCTCACCCATGCCCGCCGTACGCTCGCGGAGGCCGCCGAGGCGACCGCGCCCAACGAGCGCTATGCCGCCGCCCACCTCGCGGCGCTGCGGACAACCGCCGCGGTCCTGGCCGCCCGGGCCCGGCCCGAGGAGGAGAAGCCGGGGCGCCGCCGCCCGCCGCGCAGCGCGTGGCACCTGTTGCCCCAAGTCGCTCCCGAACTCACCGAATGGGCCGGATACTTCGCGAGCGGCGCGAACAAGCGCGCGCGTGCCGAGGCCGGGCTGCCCAACGCCGCCACCGCCCGTGAGGCGGACGATCTGGTACGCGACGTCGACGTGTTCATGCGCCTCGTCGTCCGGCTGCTCGGCCTGCCGGCGCTGACGGTGGTGCCGCCCCAAGAGCACTGA
- the ssb gene encoding single-stranded DNA-binding protein: MGTNTTHITLTGNLTRDPEAGFTASGVFFARFSIAVTPRKFDQQSNQWTDGETTFWDTTAWRTLGEHVAESLKKGDRVIATGTVRTHRWQDKETNDVRSRVVLELDDVGPSLTWATATLSKATSNNGPGRTNGAGPSDDPWANSPGGGWEPSKSGDDQPPF, from the coding sequence GTGGGCACCAACACCACGCACATCACGCTGACCGGGAACCTGACCCGCGACCCCGAAGCCGGTTTCACGGCGTCCGGAGTGTTCTTCGCCCGGTTCTCGATCGCGGTCACGCCGCGCAAGTTCGACCAGCAGTCGAACCAGTGGACGGACGGCGAGACGACGTTCTGGGACACGACCGCTTGGCGCACCCTCGGCGAGCACGTTGCCGAGTCGCTGAAAAAGGGCGACCGCGTCATCGCGACCGGCACCGTGCGCACGCACCGGTGGCAGGACAAGGAGACCAACGACGTCCGCTCGCGCGTCGTGCTCGAACTCGACGACGTCGGCCCGTCCCTGACGTGGGCCACCGCGACCTTGAGCAAGGCCACCAGCAACAACGGCCCAGGCCGGACCAACGGCGCCGGACCCTCCGACGACCCGTGGGCGAACAGCCCCGGCGGCGGATGGGAACCCAGCAAGTCCGGTGACGACCAGCCCCCGTTCTGA
- a CDS encoding arsenate reductase family protein, producing MEIWHNPRCSKSRTAVAFLDEAGVEYTVRRYLEDSPSADEIREVLGRLGLEPWDITRTGDQPAKDLGMADWGRTPDDRDRWITALAATPALIQRPIVTTGEGRAVVARTDEALRSLL from the coding sequence ATGGAGATCTGGCACAACCCGCGTTGTTCGAAGAGCCGTACGGCCGTCGCCTTCCTTGACGAGGCGGGCGTCGAGTACACCGTGCGGCGCTACCTCGAGGATTCGCCGAGCGCCGACGAGATCCGGGAAGTGCTCGGCCGACTGGGCCTGGAGCCGTGGGACATCACACGCACCGGCGACCAGCCCGCCAAGGACCTCGGCATGGCCGACTGGGGCCGGACGCCCGACGACCGCGACCGGTGGATCACCGCACTGGCGGCCACCCCCGCCCTGATCCAGCGCCCGATCGTCACCACCGGCGAGGGCCGCGCCGTCGTCGCCCGGACCGACGAAGCGCTGCGGTCGCTGCTCTGA
- a CDS encoding bifunctional DNA primase/polymerase, producing MRRGDVTSLDWRDSRHWSNRAALCVHCGRQTNLLDDDRRPSHKMCAEAAIDDARRMPEPVAHGNPFKAAALAWAARGWHVIPLVPGGKEPVLKGWQYRASTDLELIARYWDRAPYNIGIATEPSGLVVVDLDMPKHVGDKPRKEPWASLNVRHGADVLAVLAKNAEQPFPGGTFAVTTRSGGTHLYFQAPDGPTLSSTVERLGWKVDTRARRGYVIAAGSVVDNRTYTVACDMPVAPLPLWLLGALRPTPAPAAYHAVPETSVRVASAYAAAALRNESRAVATAPEGTRNAALVRAGRALGRLVVSGDLPRVVVEDALKQAAFAAGLPERESVPALRSALDWSIRNNRKGAA from the coding sequence GTGAGGAGGGGCGACGTGACCTCACTTGATTGGCGTGACAGCCGCCATTGGTCGAACCGGGCCGCTCTGTGCGTGCACTGCGGCAGGCAAACCAACCTGCTCGACGACGACCGGCGGCCGTCGCACAAGATGTGCGCGGAAGCGGCGATCGACGACGCGCGCCGGATGCCCGAACCGGTCGCGCACGGCAACCCGTTCAAGGCGGCGGCGTTGGCATGGGCGGCTCGCGGGTGGCACGTGATCCCGCTCGTTCCCGGTGGGAAGGAACCGGTGCTCAAGGGTTGGCAGTACCGGGCAAGCACCGATCTGGAGCTCATCGCCCGTTACTGGGACCGAGCCCCGTACAACATCGGAATTGCGACCGAGCCGAGCGGCCTGGTCGTGGTGGATCTCGACATGCCCAAACACGTCGGGGACAAGCCGAGGAAGGAGCCGTGGGCGAGCCTGAACGTCCGTCACGGCGCCGATGTGCTCGCGGTATTGGCGAAAAACGCGGAACAGCCCTTCCCGGGTGGGACGTTCGCCGTCACTACCCGTTCCGGCGGAACGCACCTGTACTTCCAGGCTCCGGACGGTCCGACGCTTTCGAGCACGGTCGAACGGCTTGGCTGGAAGGTCGACACCCGCGCACGTCGCGGCTACGTCATCGCGGCCGGCAGTGTCGTCGACAACCGCACGTACACCGTGGCGTGCGACATGCCCGTCGCGCCCCTGCCGCTTTGGTTGTTGGGCGCTCTCCGGCCTACTCCGGCCCCGGCGGCCTACCACGCGGTGCCCGAGACGTCGGTACGGGTCGCGTCCGCGTACGCCGCTGCGGCACTGCGGAACGAGAGCCGAGCGGTGGCGACCGCGCCCGAGGGAACCCGCAATGCCGCACTTGTGCGCGCCGGGCGGGCTCTGGGTCGCCTCGTCGTCTCGGGCGACCTTCCGCGCGTCGTGGTGGAAGACGCTCTTAAGCAGGCGGCGTTCGCGGCAGGGCTGCCGGAACGCGAAAGCGTGCCGGCACTCCGGAGCGCTCTCGACTGGTCTATCCGCAACAATCGCAAGGGAGCGGCATGA
- a CDS encoding DNA methylase yields the protein MTRPRLLDLFCCAGGATCGYQRAGFHVTGVDIAPQPNYCGDAFVQADAIEYAAAYAHRFDFVHASPPCQDACALTKGTNKGRTYPRLIAPTRDVLTAAGVPFVIENVAGAELRKDMRLCGEMFGLAVIRHRFFEVHRLTVPQPAHRPHRGRVAGMRHGEWFEGPYFAVYGDGGGKGTVAQWQQAMGIGWTDVRRELAEAIPPAYTHHIGRAVAEQYAARPFAA from the coding sequence GTGACGCGCCCGCGGCTGTTGGACCTGTTCTGTTGCGCCGGCGGGGCGACCTGCGGCTACCAGCGCGCCGGGTTCCACGTGACCGGCGTCGACATCGCGCCGCAACCGAACTATTGCGGGGACGCGTTCGTCCAGGCGGACGCGATCGAGTACGCAGCCGCGTACGCGCACCGCTTCGATTTCGTCCACGCCTCACCGCCGTGTCAGGACGCGTGTGCGCTGACGAAGGGCACGAACAAGGGCCGCACCTATCCGCGGTTGATCGCCCCGACCCGCGATGTGCTCACCGCGGCCGGGGTGCCATTCGTGATCGAGAACGTCGCCGGCGCCGAACTGCGCAAGGACATGCGGCTGTGCGGGGAGATGTTCGGGCTCGCCGTCATCCGCCACCGCTTCTTCGAAGTGCACCGGCTGACCGTGCCGCAACCGGCGCACCGCCCGCACCGCGGCCGGGTCGCCGGGATGCGGCACGGCGAATGGTTCGAGGGCCCGTACTTCGCCGTTTACGGCGACGGCGGCGGCAAGGGCACCGTCGCCCAATGGCAACAGGCCATGGGCATCGGATGGACCGACGTCCGCCGCGAACTTGCCGAGGCCATCCCGCCCGCCTACACCCATCACATTGGACGCGCTGTCGCGGAGCAATATGCCGCGCGCCCGTTCGCCGCGTGA
- the traA gene encoding plasmid transfer protein TraA, giving the protein MSHAESGTDRAPLSFWRKSLMTRRSLGNARQILTDPEFLNPESIRTYTNAGRELLRDVSVDLAVGSELLRAVLKEIPVVGSNMPGGSRVRAFTIARHIDIAAEDAKSAAARMAQCYAAFLKHFAPELEAAGHKKPVPKFTFA; this is encoded by the coding sequence ATCAGTCATGCGGAGTCCGGAACGGACCGGGCTCCGCTCTCTTTTTGGAGGAAGAGCCTCATGACACGCCGTTCCCTCGGCAACGCCCGTCAGATCTTGACGGACCCGGAGTTCCTCAACCCGGAGAGCATCCGCACCTACACCAACGCCGGCCGCGAACTGCTCCGCGACGTCTCCGTCGACTTGGCGGTCGGCTCGGAACTGCTCCGGGCGGTGCTCAAGGAAATCCCAGTCGTCGGTTCGAACATGCCCGGCGGCTCGCGGGTGCGCGCGTTCACCATCGCGCGCCACATCGACATCGCGGCCGAGGACGCCAAGTCCGCCGCCGCGCGCATGGCGCAGTGCTACGCCGCGTTCCTCAAGCACTTCGCGCCCGAGTTGGAAGCGGCCGGCCACAAGAAGCCGGTCCCGAAGTTCACGTTCGCCTGA
- a CDS encoding GntR family transcriptional regulator, with protein sequence MSIDPTDPRSPSRQIADELRAQIVSGALEPGAALPSESVLVETYGTSPTTARQAVRLLKEEGLVVSERGRGVFVRKHPPTIHMGSHRFSRKTRAEGKAAFEAEIEAQGRRWGQEILELADVPAPKWVAEWFGIEPETTVFVRRRRNWVDDDPTQIADSYYRLETVADTAIRTEDTGPGGSYARLEEKGLRLERFREEISIRMPSPDETKSLRLPPGIPVAELRRIAFTSDGPVEVLTSVVAGDRHVFCYEFPAPE encoded by the coding sequence ATGAGCATCGATCCGACCGACCCGCGGTCCCCCTCGCGGCAGATCGCCGACGAGTTGCGCGCACAGATCGTGAGCGGAGCGCTTGAGCCCGGCGCCGCATTGCCTTCCGAAAGCGTGCTGGTCGAGACGTACGGCACGTCTCCCACGACGGCTCGGCAAGCGGTCCGCCTGCTCAAGGAGGAAGGGCTAGTCGTCTCCGAGCGGGGCCGCGGCGTGTTCGTCCGAAAACACCCACCGACGATCCACATGGGCTCGCACCGTTTCTCCCGCAAGACGCGCGCCGAGGGCAAGGCGGCGTTCGAAGCGGAGATAGAAGCGCAGGGGCGCCGTTGGGGGCAAGAGATCCTGGAGCTTGCCGACGTGCCGGCACCGAAGTGGGTCGCCGAGTGGTTCGGCATCGAGCCCGAGACCACGGTGTTCGTACGTCGCCGGCGCAACTGGGTCGACGACGACCCCACGCAAATCGCCGACAGCTACTACCGCTTGGAGACGGTCGCCGACACGGCGATCCGCACCGAGGACACGGGCCCCGGCGGGAGCTACGCGCGCCTGGAGGAGAAAGGGCTCCGCTTGGAGCGCTTCCGCGAGGAGATCTCCATCCGCATGCCGTCGCCCGACGAGACGAAGTCACTCCGCCTGCCGCCGGGCATCCCCGTCGCCGAGTTGCGACGAATCGCGTTCACCTCAGACGGTCCCGTGGAAGTACTGACATCGGTCGTCGCAGGCGACCGACACGTGTTCTGCTACGAGTTCCCGGCACCCGAGTAG
- a CDS encoding WhiB family transcriptional regulator codes for MNVKKAMATHRGWQHNAECRDDEAAHADLFAEPEGVRESDAEREWREQAAKSLCGRCPVRGACLVAALEERDEYSIRGGLTATERRAMRRKANRDAAEVAKAA; via the coding sequence ATGAACGTCAAGAAGGCCATGGCCACGCACCGGGGATGGCAGCACAACGCCGAGTGCCGTGACGACGAGGCGGCGCACGCCGACCTGTTCGCCGAGCCGGAAGGCGTCCGCGAGTCGGACGCCGAGCGGGAGTGGCGCGAGCAGGCGGCCAAGTCGCTGTGCGGCCGTTGCCCGGTGCGCGGCGCATGCCTCGTCGCGGCTCTGGAGGAGCGCGACGAATACAGCATCCGCGGCGGCCTGACGGCGACCGAGCGTCGTGCGATGCGTCGCAAGGCGAACCGCGACGCGGCCGAGGTCGCCAAGGCGGCCTGA
- a CDS encoding DUF3631 domain-containing protein — MTESPSQPLKSALPPEHTGPRVDGSAVLDDVEAFHRRFNVFPLESAYVAVTLWDAHAHLVDCFDATPRLAFLSPEPASGKSRALEIVETLVPAPMVAVSASAAALFRSVAGDVRPTVLFDEIDTVFGPKAGENEELRGWLNAGHRRSGVTYRCVGDGSSQNVQAFPSYCAVAVAGLGSLPDTILTRSVIIRMRRRAPNEQVEPFRQRVHTDEGNEIRNRLAAWATTVREQVANAWPEMPEGITDRPADVWEALLAVADAAGGDWPERARAACVELVEAARDVKASNGIRLLTDLRDHVFRGAERMPTAVILEHLNAMDDAPWADLNGKALDSRGLAKLLKEYVTASNSPIVARNIRTNAGPIVKGYYAADLHDAWSRYCPPPLESPLHPLQAPETAH; from the coding sequence ATGACCGAGTCGCCGAGCCAGCCGCTTAAGAGCGCTCTTCCTCCCGAGCACACCGGACCGCGAGTCGACGGTTCCGCCGTGCTCGATGACGTCGAGGCATTCCATCGTCGCTTCAACGTCTTTCCGCTCGAATCGGCTTACGTGGCAGTCACGTTGTGGGACGCACACGCTCACCTCGTCGACTGCTTCGATGCCACGCCCCGACTTGCGTTCCTCTCGCCCGAACCGGCGAGCGGGAAAAGCCGGGCTCTGGAAATTGTCGAAACGCTCGTTCCCGCGCCGATGGTCGCCGTAAGCGCGAGTGCTGCGGCTCTTTTCCGGTCGGTCGCGGGTGACGTACGGCCGACGGTGCTGTTCGACGAAATCGACACGGTCTTCGGGCCGAAAGCAGGGGAGAACGAGGAATTGCGCGGGTGGCTGAACGCAGGCCACCGCCGGTCCGGCGTGACGTACCGATGCGTCGGAGACGGTTCGAGTCAGAACGTCCAAGCGTTTCCCTCGTATTGCGCGGTCGCGGTGGCCGGGCTCGGATCGCTGCCGGACACGATCCTGACCCGCTCGGTCATCATCCGAATGCGCCGGCGGGCGCCGAATGAGCAGGTGGAACCCTTCCGGCAACGCGTCCACACCGACGAGGGGAACGAGATCCGCAACCGCTTGGCGGCTTGGGCCACGACCGTTCGGGAGCAGGTGGCCAACGCATGGCCGGAGATGCCCGAGGGCATCACGGACCGCCCGGCCGACGTGTGGGAAGCACTGTTGGCCGTTGCGGACGCTGCCGGGGGCGACTGGCCGGAGCGGGCCCGCGCTGCGTGTGTGGAACTGGTCGAAGCTGCCCGGGACGTCAAGGCGTCCAATGGGATTCGGCTGTTGACCGATCTGCGGGACCACGTGTTCCGCGGCGCCGAGCGCATGCCTACGGCGGTCATCCTGGAGCACCTCAACGCCATGGATGACGCGCCGTGGGCGGACCTCAACGGCAAGGCGCTGGACTCGCGCGGGCTTGCGAAGCTCCTCAAGGAGTACGTCACTGCGAGCAACTCGCCCATCGTCGCGCGGAACATCCGCACCAACGCCGGACCCATCGTGAAGGGCTACTACGCGGCCGACCTGCACGACGCCTGGTCGCGCTATTGCCCCCCACCCCTGGAAAGTCCGCTACATCCGCTACAGGCCCCGGAAACCGCGCACTGA
- a CDS encoding tyrosine-type recombinase/integrase translates to MFQPTFKVRIWAVRQRKDRGQTSAEVLWKVGANRCQETYATKTLADGRRSDLLQAVNRGEPFDELSGLPMSEARRRADITWYAHAREFAKMKWPRSSATARTKLAKGLASASAELLAKKNGSPDTRELSRALYVWGFNVSRWDQEPPEDVKRCLDWVAQHSLPMSALQDAGVIRELLTVFSLKLDGKPAAKDTFEGKRAVFRNAVGYAMEKNRITENPLERVQWDHASGARQVEPACVVNPRQARLLLARVYAQSRRGRHLAAFFGCMYFAGMRTGEVIRLRLDDCELPKHGWGVLNLRKSGSRVGKAWTDSGNAHDDRGLKARDRGVTRPVPIPPALVAMLRWHVYRYGTAADGRLFRSALGKPVQDSAYRAEWNAARKAVLTPSQVDSPLGKRPYDLRHACVSFWLNSGVDPTEVARRAGQSVAVLLRVYAKCLDGATEQANARIEAGLGRWEAT, encoded by the coding sequence TTGTTCCAGCCGACATTCAAGGTCCGCATCTGGGCCGTTCGGCAGCGCAAAGACCGGGGGCAGACGAGTGCCGAGGTTCTGTGGAAGGTCGGCGCGAACCGGTGCCAGGAAACGTACGCGACAAAGACGCTTGCGGACGGTCGACGCTCGGATTTGCTCCAGGCGGTCAACCGTGGCGAGCCGTTCGACGAGCTTTCCGGGCTGCCGATGTCCGAGGCTCGGCGCCGTGCCGACATCACGTGGTACGCGCACGCACGGGAGTTCGCGAAGATGAAGTGGCCGAGGAGTTCGGCAACCGCGCGGACCAAGCTTGCGAAAGGGCTCGCCAGCGCATCCGCCGAACTGCTGGCCAAGAAGAATGGCAGTCCCGACACGCGCGAATTGAGCCGGGCCCTGTACGTCTGGGGCTTCAACGTCAGCAGGTGGGACCAGGAACCGCCCGAGGACGTCAAGCGCTGCCTTGACTGGGTCGCGCAGCACTCGTTGCCGATGAGTGCTTTGCAAGACGCCGGCGTCATCCGCGAGTTGCTGACCGTGTTCAGCCTCAAGCTCGACGGAAAGCCTGCCGCGAAGGACACCTTCGAGGGGAAGCGCGCCGTCTTCCGCAACGCCGTCGGCTACGCGATGGAGAAGAACCGGATCACCGAAAACCCCCTTGAGCGCGTGCAGTGGGATCACGCGAGCGGGGCCCGGCAAGTTGAGCCCGCGTGCGTCGTCAACCCGCGTCAGGCGCGCCTGTTGCTCGCACGGGTCTATGCGCAGAGCCGCCGGGGGCGGCATCTCGCGGCGTTCTTCGGGTGCATGTACTTCGCGGGCATGCGAACCGGTGAAGTGATCCGACTCCGGCTCGACGACTGCGAGTTGCCGAAGCACGGATGGGGTGTGCTGAACCTGCGGAAGTCCGGTTCCCGCGTCGGAAAGGCGTGGACCGACAGCGGCAACGCTCACGACGACCGAGGGCTCAAGGCGAGGGATCGCGGCGTCACTCGCCCGGTGCCGATTCCGCCGGCACTCGTCGCGATGCTGCGGTGGCACGTCTACCGCTACGGCACCGCCGCGGACGGCCGTCTCTTCCGCAGCGCCCTCGGCAAGCCAGTGCAGGACAGCGCGTACCGCGCCGAGTGGAACGCGGCGCGCAAAGCCGTACTCACGCCGTCGCAGGTTGATTCCCCGTTGGGGAAGCGCCCGTACGACCTGCGGCACGCCTGCGTGTCGTTCTGGCTCAACTCCGGCGTCGACCCGACCGAGGTCGCCCGTCGCGCCGGCCAGAGCGTCGCCGTGCTGCTCCGTGTCTACGCCAAGTGCTTGGACGGCGCGACGGAGCAGGCCAACGCGCGCATCGAAGCGGGGCTGGGCAGGTGGGAGGCCACGTAG